The proteins below are encoded in one region of Struthio camelus isolate bStrCam1 chromosome 11, bStrCam1.hap1, whole genome shotgun sequence:
- the SPRY3 gene encoding protein sprouty homolog 3 isoform X2, translating to MQLSSSAAELSCDETMDPPAEDFQQVLSIDQIRSIRASNNYVERPAVCFQQAHSNPSLSQTPHKQEWSQDRLLSSTFQDLHRSHSQQHQMPPLQQHMSHSSTASSVSQSTTASDQRLLSSLTPSHSGHSLIRTQPRAGELKPEESPLKGVVEKPTLHTGHLFICEECGRCKCARCTAARSLPSCWLCNQRCLCSPESLLDYGTCLCCVKGLFYHCSTDDEDTCADDPCSCGPGSCCARWAAMSFLSLLMPCLCCYFPTLGCLKLCQRGYDGLKRPGCRCQNHTNTVCRKISSSSGTPFPKTLDKPV from the coding sequence ATGCAGCTTTCTTCCAGTGCGGCTGAACTCAGTTGTGACGAGACAATGGACCCACCTGCTGAGGACTTCCAACAGGTCCTGTCCATTGACCAAATCCGCTCCATCCGTGCCAGCAACAACTACGTGGAGAGACCGGCTGTTTGCTTCCAGCAAGCTCACTCCAATCCATCCCTGTCACAGACACCACACAAGCAGGAGTGGTCTCAGGACCGCCTGCTGTCTTCCACCTTCCAGGACCTGCACCGCAGCCACAGCCAACAGCACCAGATGCCACCTTTGCAGCAGCACATGAGCCATTCCAGCACGGCCAGCTCCGTGTCCCAAAGCACCACTGCCTCGGACCAGCGGCTCCTGAGCAGCCTCACACCTTCCCACTCTGGACACTCCCTCATCCGCACGCAGCCCAGAGCTGGTGAGCTGAAGCCAGAGGAATCGCCGCTGAAGggggtggtggagaagccaacccTCCACACAGGGCACCTCTTCATTTGCGAGGAGTGTGGGAGGTGCAAATGTGCCCGCTGCACAGCTGCCCGCAGCCTACCCTCCTGCTGGCTTTGCAACCAGcgctgcctctgctccccagagagcctccTCGATTATGGGACTTGCCTTTGCTGCGTCAAGGGTCTCTTCTACCACTGCTCCACTGACGATGAGGATACCTGTGCTGACGACCCCTGCTCCTGTGGGCCGGGATCCTGCTGTGCCCGCTGGGCTGCCAtgagcttcctctctctcctcatgCCCTGCCTCTGCTGCTACTTTCCTACCCTGGGGTGCCTCAAACTTTGCCAGCGGGGTTATGATGGCCTGAAACGACCTGGCTGCCGCTGCCAGAACCACACCAACACAGTCTGCAGAAAAATCTCCTCCTCCAGTGGCACACCCTTCCCCAAGACGCTGGATAAGCCGGTATGA
- the SPRY3 gene encoding protein sprouty homolog 3 isoform X1 yields the protein MQLSSSAAELSCDETMDPPAEDFQQVLSIDQIRSIRASNNYVERPAVCFQQAHSNPSLSQTPHKQEWSQDRLLSSTFQDLHRSHSQQHQMPPLQQHMSHSSTASSVSQSTTASDQRLLSSLTPSHSGHSLIRTQPRAGELKPEESPLKGVVEKPTLHTGHLFICEECGRCKCARCTAARSLPSCWLCNQRCLCSPESLLDYGTCLCCVKGLFYHCSTDDEDTCADDPCSCGPGSCCARWAAMSFLSLLMPCLCCYFPTLGCLKLCQRGYDGLKRPGCRCQNHTNTVCRKISSSSGTPFPKTLDKPVHHRMPETLPPSDTKAPSPSRE from the coding sequence ATGCAGCTTTCTTCCAGTGCGGCTGAACTCAGTTGTGACGAGACAATGGACCCACCTGCTGAGGACTTCCAACAGGTCCTGTCCATTGACCAAATCCGCTCCATCCGTGCCAGCAACAACTACGTGGAGAGACCGGCTGTTTGCTTCCAGCAAGCTCACTCCAATCCATCCCTGTCACAGACACCACACAAGCAGGAGTGGTCTCAGGACCGCCTGCTGTCTTCCACCTTCCAGGACCTGCACCGCAGCCACAGCCAACAGCACCAGATGCCACCTTTGCAGCAGCACATGAGCCATTCCAGCACGGCCAGCTCCGTGTCCCAAAGCACCACTGCCTCGGACCAGCGGCTCCTGAGCAGCCTCACACCTTCCCACTCTGGACACTCCCTCATCCGCACGCAGCCCAGAGCTGGTGAGCTGAAGCCAGAGGAATCGCCGCTGAAGggggtggtggagaagccaacccTCCACACAGGGCACCTCTTCATTTGCGAGGAGTGTGGGAGGTGCAAATGTGCCCGCTGCACAGCTGCCCGCAGCCTACCCTCCTGCTGGCTTTGCAACCAGcgctgcctctgctccccagagagcctccTCGATTATGGGACTTGCCTTTGCTGCGTCAAGGGTCTCTTCTACCACTGCTCCACTGACGATGAGGATACCTGTGCTGACGACCCCTGCTCCTGTGGGCCGGGATCCTGCTGTGCCCGCTGGGCTGCCAtgagcttcctctctctcctcatgCCCTGCCTCTGCTGCTACTTTCCTACCCTGGGGTGCCTCAAACTTTGCCAGCGGGGTTATGATGGCCTGAAACGACCTGGCTGCCGCTGCCAGAACCACACCAACACAGTCTGCAGAAAAATCTCCTCCTCCAGTGGCACACCCTTCCCCAAGACGCTGGATAAGCCG
- the SPRY3 gene encoding protein sprouty homolog 3 isoform X3: MQLSSSAAELSCDETMDPPAEDFQQVLSIDQIRSIRASNNYVERPAVCFQQAHSNPSLSQTPHKQEWSQDRLLSSTFQDLHRSHSQQHQMPPLQQHMSHSSTASSVSQSTTASDQRLLSSLTPSHSGHSLIRTQPRAGELKPEESPLKGVVEKPTLHTGHLFICEECGRCKCARCTAARSLPSCWLCNQRCLCSPESLLDYGTCLCCVKGLFYHCSTDDEDTCADDPCSCGPGSCCARWAAMSFLSLLMPCLCCYFPTLGCLKLCQRGYDGLKRPGCRCQNHTNTVCRKISSSSGTPFPKTLDKPR; encoded by the coding sequence ATGCAGCTTTCTTCCAGTGCGGCTGAACTCAGTTGTGACGAGACAATGGACCCACCTGCTGAGGACTTCCAACAGGTCCTGTCCATTGACCAAATCCGCTCCATCCGTGCCAGCAACAACTACGTGGAGAGACCGGCTGTTTGCTTCCAGCAAGCTCACTCCAATCCATCCCTGTCACAGACACCACACAAGCAGGAGTGGTCTCAGGACCGCCTGCTGTCTTCCACCTTCCAGGACCTGCACCGCAGCCACAGCCAACAGCACCAGATGCCACCTTTGCAGCAGCACATGAGCCATTCCAGCACGGCCAGCTCCGTGTCCCAAAGCACCACTGCCTCGGACCAGCGGCTCCTGAGCAGCCTCACACCTTCCCACTCTGGACACTCCCTCATCCGCACGCAGCCCAGAGCTGGTGAGCTGAAGCCAGAGGAATCGCCGCTGAAGggggtggtggagaagccaacccTCCACACAGGGCACCTCTTCATTTGCGAGGAGTGTGGGAGGTGCAAATGTGCCCGCTGCACAGCTGCCCGCAGCCTACCCTCCTGCTGGCTTTGCAACCAGcgctgcctctgctccccagagagcctccTCGATTATGGGACTTGCCTTTGCTGCGTCAAGGGTCTCTTCTACCACTGCTCCACTGACGATGAGGATACCTGTGCTGACGACCCCTGCTCCTGTGGGCCGGGATCCTGCTGTGCCCGCTGGGCTGCCAtgagcttcctctctctcctcatgCCCTGCCTCTGCTGCTACTTTCCTACCCTGGGGTGCCTCAAACTTTGCCAGCGGGGTTATGATGGCCTGAAACGACCTGGCTGCCGCTGCCAGAACCACACCAACACAGTCTGCAGAAAAATCTCCTCCTCCAGTGGCACACCCTTCCCCAAGACGCTGGATAAGCCG